Proteins encoded by one window of Pseudomonas sp. PSKL.D1:
- a CDS encoding c-type cytochrome — translation MNKLVVSLLLTLGVAGAATAADPIKGDAAAGQAKTAVCGACHNPDGNSLAPNFPKLAGQGQRYLEKQLHEIKAGKRTVLEMTGMLANFNDQDLADIAAYFASQKGSVGAADPKLVERGRALFNGGDIEKGLPACTGCHSPNGAGIALAGFPHLSGQHSQYVTKQLTDFREGNRTNDGDAMTMRTIAGKLSNHDIEALASYIQGLH, via the coding sequence TTGACCCTGGGTGTCGCAGGTGCGGCCACTGCTGCTGACCCCATCAAAGGCGATGCTGCCGCCGGCCAGGCCAAGACGGCCGTTTGTGGTGCCTGCCACAACCCTGACGGCAACAGCCTGGCGCCCAACTTCCCGAAACTGGCCGGCCAGGGCCAGCGCTACCTCGAAAAGCAACTGCACGAGATCAAGGCGGGCAAACGTACCGTGCTTGAAATGACCGGTATGCTGGCCAACTTCAATGATCAGGACCTGGCCGACATTGCTGCCTACTTCGCCAGCCAGAAAGGCAGCGTGGGTGCCGCCGACCCGAAACTGGTCGAACGGGGCCGTGCACTGTTCAATGGCGGCGACATCGAGAAAGGCTTGCCTGCCTGCACGGGTTGCCATTCACCTAATGGCGCCGGTATTGCGCTTGCCGGCTTCCCGCACCTGAGCGGCCAGCATTCGCAGTATGTGACCAAGCAATTGACCGACTTCCGCGAAGGCAACCGCACCAACGACGGCGATGCCATGACCATGCGCACCATCGCCGGCAAGCTGAGCAATCACGACATCGAAGCTCTGGCCAGCTACATCCAGGGGCTGCATTAA